One window of Chryseobacterium culicis genomic DNA carries:
- a CDS encoding SRPBCC family protein gives MKHTLFREQQLNCDIETAWKFFSSANNLSEITPKDMGFIVLTEMEDDEIYEGMLIDYYVSPLFGIKMKWQTEITHVDFQKSFIDFQKKGPYKLWNHHHEFIPNAEGVLMRDTIDYKLPMGFLGEIAHRIFVRKKLEHIFDYRFRVLSKLF, from the coding sequence ATGAAACATACCCTTTTCCGCGAACAACAGCTCAACTGTGATATAGAAACCGCATGGAAATTCTTTTCCTCAGCAAATAATCTTTCAGAGATCACTCCGAAAGATATGGGTTTTATTGTTTTAACGGAAATGGAAGATGATGAAATCTATGAAGGAATGCTCATCGACTATTATGTCTCTCCATTGTTTGGGATTAAAATGAAATGGCAGACCGAGATTACCCACGTTGATTTTCAGAAAAGTTTCATTGATTTTCAGAAAAAAGGGCCATACAAATTATGGAATCATCATCATGAATTTATTCCCAATGCAGAAGGCGTTTTGATGAGAGATACTATAGATTATAAACTTCCTATGGGCTTTTTAGGTGAAATTGCCCATCGCATTTTTGTCAGAAAGAAACTGGAACATATTTTTGATTATCGCTTCAGAGTACTCAGCAAATTGTTTTAG
- a CDS encoding efflux RND transporter periplasmic adaptor subunit, with translation MYFKTVIICLMATLFAVSCSKDKEKSNQKDKEVPVLEIKEKDTLVSNQFVTDIQAKKNVEMRSRIGGIIQHIYVNEGQFVHQGQALFKINDAELQMELLKANATLKQTEADVRIAEVELKQIQSLHAKKFVANNELEMVKAKLSSAKAKHAFADAEKRTVLQKISFTRITAPFDGVIDVIPHKDGSLVENGTLLTTLSQLNEVYAYFSIPENLYFELLANDKIGSHQKIELTLPNGVNYQFNGALKTAEGEIDRTTGSIRYKVLFPNPDRLIKHGTSGKLIISEQQNNAILIPQKSTFSIQDKTYVFVVDKQNKVKMTNIKIGTTLRDSYMVESGLKKGDLIIYEGTQSLKDGDIIKIKKKH, from the coding sequence ATGTATTTTAAAACTGTAATAATTTGCCTTATGGCAACATTATTCGCTGTGTCATGCAGTAAAGACAAAGAAAAAAGTAATCAAAAAGATAAAGAAGTTCCCGTACTGGAAATCAAAGAAAAAGATACATTGGTGAGCAACCAGTTTGTGACCGATATCCAGGCTAAAAAAAATGTAGAAATGCGTTCGAGAATCGGAGGCATCATACAGCATATTTATGTGAATGAGGGACAATTTGTACATCAGGGGCAGGCTTTATTTAAAATCAATGATGCTGAACTACAGATGGAACTTCTGAAGGCAAACGCTACATTGAAGCAGACGGAAGCAGATGTTCGCATAGCAGAAGTAGAGCTGAAGCAGATTCAGAGTCTTCACGCTAAAAAGTTTGTTGCCAATAACGAACTGGAAATGGTGAAAGCCAAACTGTCCTCTGCCAAAGCAAAACATGCCTTTGCCGATGCAGAAAAGAGAACCGTTCTTCAGAAAATAAGCTTTACAAGAATCACAGCACCTTTTGACGGAGTGATTGACGTAATTCCCCATAAAGACGGAAGTTTGGTGGAAAATGGAACCCTATTGACCACACTTTCCCAATTGAACGAAGTGTATGCCTATTTCTCTATTCCTGAAAACTTATATTTCGAGCTTTTAGCCAACGATAAAATCGGGAGTCATCAAAAGATTGAACTGACTCTTCCCAACGGGGTTAATTATCAGTTTAACGGAGCTTTAAAAACAGCTGAAGGAGAAATCGACAGAACCACAGGTTCCATTCGGTATAAAGTACTTTTCCCAAATCCTGACCGTTTGATTAAACACGGAACTTCCGGGAAACTTATTATTTCTGAACAACAGAATAACGCGATTCTTATTCCGCAAAAATCTACCTTCTCCATTCAGGACAAGACTTATGTTTTTGTAGTGGATAAGCAGAATAAAGTGAAAATGACCAATATTAAGATCGGTACTACACTAAGAGATTCTTATATGGTGGAAAGTGGTCTTAAAAAAGGAGATTTAATCATTTATGAAGGGACTCAGTCTTTGAAAGATGGTGATATTATCAAAATCAAAAAGAAGCATTAA
- a CDS encoding efflux RND transporter permease subunit: MVEMFIRRKVLSLVISILFVLLGIMALLKMPITQFPDIVPPSVTVTAKYTGANAEVSANAVALPLERAINGVPGMTYMSTVTSNDGLTLIQVFFEVGTDPDVAAVNVQNRVTTILDELPEEVIRAGVTTEKEVNSMLMYLNITSADPSQDEQFIYNFTDINVLQELKRIDGVGRAEIMGQKEYSMRVWLDPQKMAAYNISADEVITSLQKQNISAAPGKVGETSGKTSSQLQYVIKYKGKFFEPKQYEEVPIRSDVDGTILKLKDIAKVEFGAMNYGMVSKTDGRPSASIMMKQRPGSNASEVIESVKAKMEELKVTSFPPGMEYNMAYDVSRFLDASISAVLTTLIEAFILVGIVVFIFLQDWRSTLIPVLAVPVALVGTFAFMNMLDFSVNLLTLFALVLAIGIVVDNAIVVVEAVHVKMEEGMNAMDATISATKEIAGAVVAITIVMSAVFIPVAFLDGPVGVFYRQFSLTLAISIVISGVNALTLTPALCAIILKPHNHDKKKTIIDRAFQSFNTGFERLTNGYVGILTKFATRTTVTFGLLFLFVGLTFVTSKFLPTGFIPMEDQGMVYISVTTPQGATVERTEKVLDEVTVIAKKIKGVENVTTLAGYSIVTEIAGSSYGMAMINLKDWKERNISVNDLITELSDKTKSIADAQIEIFAPPTVPGFGNTSGFELRLLDRTGGTIENTDKITKDFVKKLNEAPELQNNFTSFDATFPQYMINVDYDMAAKKGVSVDNAMSTLQTMLGSYYATNFIRFSQMYKVMVQASPEHRDTPESILNLYLKNDKGEMVPFSTFITIEKVYGPEVLTRYNMYMSAMINGEPADGYSSGDAIAAVERVAKETLPRGFDIEWSGMTREEILSGNQTVYIFAICLLFVYLLLAAQYESFLLPMPVLLSLPTGIFGSYIALVLMGLDNNIYAQVALVMLIGLLAKNAILIVEFAVARNKQGFDIIPAAIEGARQRLRPILMTSFAFVAGLIPLCIASGAGAIGNRSIGTAAAGGMLIGTIFGLVVIPGLYIFFAKLENKKKDEKIKS, encoded by the coding sequence ATGGTAGAAATGTTTATAAGACGAAAGGTTCTTTCGTTGGTTATTTCCATATTATTTGTTCTGCTGGGGATCATGGCTTTACTGAAGATGCCAATCACTCAGTTTCCTGATATTGTTCCCCCTTCAGTAACCGTTACTGCAAAATATACAGGAGCGAATGCTGAAGTGTCTGCCAATGCGGTAGCCCTTCCTCTGGAACGTGCTATCAATGGAGTACCGGGGATGACCTATATGTCAACGGTAACTTCCAATGACGGTCTCACCCTTATCCAGGTTTTCTTTGAAGTAGGAACAGATCCTGATGTAGCGGCGGTAAACGTTCAGAACAGAGTGACAACTATTCTTGATGAGCTTCCTGAAGAGGTAATCAGAGCCGGTGTTACCACTGAAAAAGAGGTAAACAGTATGCTGATGTATCTCAATATCACAAGTGCGGATCCGAGTCAGGATGAGCAGTTCATTTATAACTTTACAGATATTAATGTTCTTCAGGAGCTGAAACGTATTGATGGAGTAGGGCGTGCGGAGATTATGGGACAGAAAGAATACTCCATGAGAGTATGGCTGGATCCTCAAAAAATGGCAGCGTATAATATCTCTGCAGACGAAGTAATTACTTCCCTTCAAAAACAGAATATTTCCGCAGCACCCGGAAAAGTGGGTGAAACCTCTGGGAAAACTTCCAGCCAGCTTCAGTATGTAATCAAATACAAAGGAAAGTTTTTTGAGCCTAAACAATATGAAGAAGTTCCCATCAGATCTGATGTGGACGGAACAATCTTAAAGCTTAAGGATATTGCGAAAGTTGAATTCGGTGCCATGAACTACGGAATGGTTTCCAAAACAGACGGAAGACCTTCTGCATCCATCATGATGAAGCAGCGCCCGGGTTCCAACGCTTCCGAAGTGATTGAAAGTGTAAAAGCAAAAATGGAAGAACTAAAAGTCACATCTTTCCCTCCCGGAATGGAGTACAACATGGCTTATGATGTTTCCAGATTCCTGGATGCTTCCATCAGTGCGGTATTGACAACCCTTATTGAAGCCTTTATTCTGGTAGGAATTGTAGTATTTATCTTCCTTCAGGACTGGCGTTCCACATTGATTCCTGTATTGGCTGTACCCGTGGCATTGGTAGGAACTTTTGCCTTCATGAATATGCTGGATTTCTCGGTTAACCTTTTAACGCTGTTTGCCCTGGTGCTTGCGATAGGTATTGTAGTGGATAATGCTATTGTCGTCGTTGAAGCCGTCCACGTTAAAATGGAAGAAGGAATGAATGCCATGGATGCCACCATTAGCGCAACCAAAGAAATTGCAGGAGCGGTAGTGGCTATTACCATTGTGATGTCAGCAGTATTTATTCCTGTGGCGTTCCTTGATGGTCCGGTAGGAGTATTTTACCGTCAGTTTTCATTAACACTGGCAATCAGTATTGTGATTTCCGGAGTGAATGCTTTGACGTTAACTCCAGCGCTTTGTGCAATTATTTTAAAACCTCACAATCATGATAAGAAGAAAACAATCATCGACAGAGCTTTCCAGAGTTTCAATACAGGCTTTGAAAGACTGACGAATGGCTATGTAGGAATTTTAACAAAATTCGCAACAAGAACTACCGTAACTTTTGGACTGTTATTTTTATTTGTCGGACTTACTTTTGTGACCAGTAAATTCCTGCCAACCGGATTTATTCCCATGGAAGATCAGGGAATGGTATACATAAGTGTGACGACTCCACAGGGAGCAACAGTAGAGAGAACAGAAAAAGTACTGGATGAAGTGACCGTTATTGCCAAAAAAATTAAAGGCGTAGAAAACGTGACCACTCTTGCCGGGTACAGTATTGTAACAGAAATTGCAGGCTCATCCTACGGAATGGCGATGATCAATCTTAAAGACTGGAAAGAAAGAAATATTTCTGTCAATGATCTGATCACAGAACTATCAGATAAAACAAAGAGTATTGCAGATGCACAGATTGAAATTTTTGCACCGCCAACGGTCCCTGGTTTCGGTAATACCAGTGGTTTTGAATTACGTTTATTAGACAGAACCGGAGGAACGATCGAAAATACCGATAAGATCACTAAAGATTTTGTGAAAAAACTGAATGAAGCTCCGGAGCTTCAGAATAACTTCACCAGCTTTGATGCTACTTTCCCCCAATACATGATCAATGTAGATTATGATATGGCTGCAAAGAAAGGTGTATCGGTAGATAATGCGATGTCCACGTTGCAGACCATGCTGGGATCTTATTACGCTACGAATTTTATCCGTTTTAGCCAGATGTATAAAGTGATGGTACAGGCAAGTCCTGAACACAGAGATACTCCTGAAAGTATTCTGAATTTATATTTAAAAAATGACAAAGGTGAAATGGTTCCCTTCTCCACATTCATCACTATTGAAAAAGTATACGGACCTGAAGTACTGACAAGGTATAATATGTATATGTCTGCTATGATCAATGGAGAGCCTGCAGATGGCTATAGCTCAGGAGATGCTATTGCAGCGGTAGAACGTGTGGCCAAAGAGACTTTGCCAAGAGGGTTTGATATTGAATGGTCAGGAATGACAAGGGAAGAGATTTTATCAGGAAACCAGACTGTTTATATCTTCGCAATCTGTCTTTTATTCGTCTATCTTTTATTGGCGGCACAATACGAAAGTTTCCTTCTTCCAATGCCTGTATTATTAAGCCTGCCAACAGGGATTTTCGGTTCTTATATCGCTTTGGTACTGATGGGATTGGATAATAATATTTATGCACAGGTAGCATTGGTCATGCTGATTGGTCTTTTAGCTAAAAATGCTATTCTGATCGTAGAATTTGCAGTGGCAAGAAATAAGCAGGGATTTGATATCATTCCGGCAGCTATTGAAGGCGCAAGACAACGTCTGAGACCAATTCTGATGACTTCTTTTGCATTTGTAGCAGGACTTATTCCGTTATGTATTGCATCCGGAGCAGGTGCAATAGGAAACCGTTCTATTGGTACAGCGGCTGCAGGAGGAATGCTGATTGGAACCATCTTCGGATTAGTAGTCATTCCGGGACTCTATATATTCTTTGCAAAACTTGAAAATAAGAAGAAAGATGAAAAGATTAAATCATAG
- a CDS encoding efflux transporter outer membrane subunit, with the protein MKRLNHRNIIYGIASLSLVSCAVPKVTELKKAQELPNEIIRTDKNKNQDEFQQINLKAYFTDPQLLELFDKVVQANPDFQIAQQRVEIANSFLQRSKMDLLPSLEVGVQASGDRYGKYTMEGVGNYDTNLSPNITENQKINRDFTPNYWLGARSSWEIDAWGKLKNKKIAAQKKYLASTEGLRLLQVELFTDIANLYYQLVALDNRLAIYQKNYKLQQRAFEIVLAQREVGKATELAVQQFKAQNNNWLAEIEHIRVEIVTVEQAITTLTGSYGGEVKRGKILMPTNMEVLNKAINVENVIHSRPDVAANYYVLEASQADAKAARAAFYPKIDLGAGFGLNSFSVETFFKPSSLAGQLLGGLMVPVFNKGQLKYEFKVASKEQEIAFLNYQKSITTAFNELQSILKQTKIYERVLKLKSEEVGFLDRGVEVSNDLYLTGYANYFELINSQKSKLTAELDLLQFQHQNTRNNVLLFKALGGKLD; encoded by the coding sequence ATGAAAAGATTAAATCATAGAAATATAATATACGGAATAGCCTCACTAAGCCTTGTTTCATGCGCTGTTCCCAAAGTAACAGAGCTCAAAAAAGCTCAGGAATTGCCCAATGAAATCATCAGAACCGATAAAAATAAAAATCAGGATGAATTTCAGCAGATTAACCTGAAGGCTTACTTTACAGATCCGCAGCTGCTGGAACTTTTTGATAAAGTAGTTCAGGCAAATCCGGATTTCCAGATTGCCCAGCAGAGAGTGGAAATTGCCAACAGCTTCCTTCAAAGATCAAAGATGGATTTATTGCCTTCTCTTGAAGTGGGAGTACAGGCTTCCGGCGACCGCTACGGAAAATATACCATGGAAGGAGTAGGAAATTATGATACGAATCTCTCACCCAATATTACGGAAAATCAGAAAATCAACAGAGATTTTACCCCGAATTACTGGCTGGGAGCAAGAAGCAGCTGGGAAATTGATGCCTGGGGAAAACTGAAAAATAAAAAAATTGCTGCCCAGAAGAAATATCTGGCTTCCACAGAAGGGTTAAGGTTGCTACAGGTAGAACTCTTCACTGATATTGCCAATCTGTATTATCAGTTGGTAGCCTTAGACAATCGTCTTGCCATTTATCAGAAGAATTATAAGCTTCAGCAAAGGGCTTTTGAAATCGTTTTAGCACAGCGTGAAGTAGGAAAAGCTACGGAATTGGCGGTGCAGCAGTTCAAAGCACAGAATAACAACTGGCTGGCAGAAATTGAACACATCAGAGTAGAAATCGTTACGGTAGAACAGGCGATTACCACATTAACAGGAAGTTATGGTGGAGAGGTAAAGCGCGGCAAAATATTAATGCCTACCAATATGGAAGTGTTGAATAAAGCCATTAATGTGGAAAATGTGATCCATTCCAGACCGGATGTTGCAGCTAATTATTATGTTTTAGAAGCTTCGCAGGCTGATGCGAAGGCTGCAAGAGCTGCTTTTTATCCAAAGATTGATCTGGGGGCTGGTTTCGGGCTGAATTCTTTTTCTGTGGAAACATTCTTTAAACCAAGCTCACTGGCAGGGCAGTTGTTAGGAGGATTGATGGTTCCGGTTTTCAATAAAGGACAGCTGAAATATGAATTTAAAGTAGCGAGTAAAGAGCAGGAAATTGCTTTTTTGAATTATCAGAAAAGTATTACGACTGCTTTTAATGAACTTCAGTCTATTTTGAAACAGACAAAGATCTATGAACGTGTTTTGAAACTGAAATCAGAAGAAGTAGGCTTTCTTGACCGTGGTGTTGAGGTTTCCAATGATTTGTATCTGACAGGTTACGCGAACTATTTTGAATTGATTAATTCTCAAAAGAGCAAATTAACGGCTGAACTGGATTTACTGCAGTTTCAGCATCAGAATACCAGAAATAACGTCCTGCTGTTTAAAGCACTGGGCGGGAAACTGGATTAA